From a single Sporosarcina oncorhynchi genomic region:
- the efeO gene encoding iron uptake system protein EfeO yields MKRNALLSILVSGGLILSGCNAIENDKSTSEQNAVGTTIDLTQELDAYKQFALEQMDQFVLETEKFVTAVKNGELEEAKTIYPLARMYFERSEPIAESFGDLDPRIDARLADIEDEGLGEEDWSGYHKIEYGLWVENTTVGYEEIADQLLKDAKELRARVETVDVSPDLMITGSVDLLNEVSTSKITGEEEIYSHTDLYDFKANIEGAEKIFEILKDKIAEKDTELVNELTDKFAAINELLAMYEDGKGGYVSYLDLTKEDTKALSEAVNHLGEPLSQMGIIME; encoded by the coding sequence ATGAAGAGAAACGCACTTTTATCAATTTTAGTTAGCGGAGGCCTTATCTTGTCAGGCTGTAATGCAATTGAGAATGACAAGTCTACTTCAGAACAAAACGCGGTAGGAACAACAATAGATTTAACTCAAGAACTAGATGCATATAAACAGTTTGCTTTAGAACAGATGGACCAATTCGTTCTAGAGACTGAAAAGTTCGTGACTGCGGTGAAAAACGGAGAACTGGAAGAAGCAAAAACAATTTATCCTTTAGCCCGTATGTATTTCGAACGGTCTGAACCAATTGCGGAAAGCTTTGGTGACTTGGATCCTCGTATCGACGCACGTTTAGCAGATATTGAAGACGAAGGTCTTGGTGAAGAGGATTGGTCCGGGTACCATAAAATTGAATATGGTCTATGGGTTGAGAATACGACCGTAGGTTATGAAGAAATTGCTGACCAACTGTTGAAAGACGCCAAGGAATTGCGCGCGCGTGTGGAAACGGTTGACGTGTCACCTGACTTGATGATTACAGGCTCCGTCGATTTGTTGAATGAAGTGTCTACTTCAAAGATCACTGGAGAGGAAGAAATTTATTCCCATACGGATCTCTATGACTTCAAAGCAAATATTGAAGGCGCCGAAAAGATTTTTGAAATCCTAAAAGATAAAATTGCTGAAAAAGATACTGAACTTGTTAACGAATTAACCGATAAGTTCGCGGCAATCAATGAATTACTTGCTATGTATGAAGATGGAAAAGGCGGCTATGTCTCTTACCTCGATTTAACGAAGGAAGATACGAAAGCATTATCCGAAGCGGTAAATCATCTCGGTGAACCATTAAGCCAAATGGGGATCATAATGGAGTGA